One Vespa crabro chromosome 9, iyVesCrab1.2, whole genome shotgun sequence genomic region harbors:
- the LOC124427000 gene encoding ceramide kinase isoform X1, translated as MQDTTDHSSKSVLLNTFIVKKKRCRVYFHRGILIWETERPPYTRWSLPMTDVLAVRYGDDWIHGVNVKEKQASTSPTSPIVCPTNFILHYAVRGSKNKWSHHSVTMSHTDPRQIASWVKTIRNYLLGMTCRPRKVMLFVNPIGGKKKGLKIWEKDVQPLMTIAGIETKMVITERAGHIRETLLTADLSDLHAIVCIGGDGTFAEVFNGLVLRAAKEQQIDPDDPEARLPSPSLPVGVIPSGSTDTVAYSLHGTTDVQTAAIHIIFGDTTGLDLSSVHSNRSLLRLYASVLSYGYLGDVIRDSEKFRWMGPQRYDYSGFKKIIANKGYEGEIQLLSDPCHPAASTRCMKNCSRCLQHMHNSIPDKEISRWLTVQGKFFMVNGANVSCACSRSPMGFSPHCHIGDGCVDVILVRHTSFINNIRMLLRLSSKQKTLYDLPFVEVYRAREFTFRALPTLHLQTENNVQRSQKTSGLSVWNCDGEVIENSNVKIRVHCQLLSVYTRRAQDSVADSSSCFCSV; from the exons cAAGATGGTCGCTTCCAATGACGGACGTTTTGGCGGTACGTTACGGAGATGATTGGATTCATGGCGTTAATGTCAAGGAAAAACAAGCGTCAACCTCGCCCACGTCGCCGATAGTATGCCCAACGAATTTCATTTTACATTATGCCGTGAGAGGATCGAAAAACAAATGGAGTCATCACAGTGTTACTATGAGCCATACTGACCCTCGCCAGATTGCTTCTTGGGTGAAAACCATTCGAAATTATCTTTTAG GTATGACGTGTCGTCCGCGGAAAGTGATGTTATTCGTGAACCCCATAGGTGGTAAAAAAAAGGGGTTGAAAATATGGGAAAAAGATGTACAACCTTTGATGACCATCGCTGGTATTGAAACGAAAATGGTGATTACCGAAAGGGCAGGACACATACGTGAAACTCTGCTTACGGCCGATTTGAGCGACCTTCAC gcGATTGTCTGCATCGGTGGTGATGGTACCTTCGCTGAAGTCTTCAATGGTTTGGTATTGAGAGCCGCCAAGGAACAACAAATCGATCCAGACGACCCAGAAGCAAGATTGCCATCCCCCTCTCTACCTGTCGGCGTTATACCTAGCGGGAGTACTGATACTGTGGCCTATAGTTTGCATG gTACGACCGATGTGCAAACAGCGGCAATACATATCATTTTTGGTGATACCACTGGATTGGATCTCTCCTCCGTCCATAGTAATCGTTCCTTATTAAGGCTCTACGCGAGTGTCCTAAGCTATGGATATCTCGGTGATGTCATACGTGATAGCGAGAAATTTCGATGGATGGGTCCTCAGAGATACGATTATTCTG gattcaaaaaaattatcgcCAACAAAGGATATGAAGGTGAAATACAATTACTTTCGGATCCCTGTCATCCGGCGGCAAGTACAAGGTGTATGAAAAATTGTTCAAGATGTTTACAACACATGCATAATAGCATTCCtgataaagaaatttcga GGTGGTTGACGGTCCAAGGTAAATTTTTTATGGTTAACGGTGCAAACGTTTCATGCGCCTGTTCAAGAAGTCCAATGGGTTTTAGTCCACATTGTCACATAGGCGATGGTTGTGTCGACGTCATTTTAGTTCGGCATACGTCCTTCATAAACAATATTAGAATGTTGCTGAGACTTTCTAGCAAACAAAAAACTCTG tACGACTTACCCTTCGTCGAGGTGTATAGAGCAAGAGAATTCACATTCCGTGCCCTGCCAACATTGCATTTGCAGACTGAAAACAATGTTCAAAGGTCACAGAAAACTTCAGGCCTTAGCGTGTGGAATTGCGATGGTGAAGTGATCGAAAATTCTAATGTCAAGATAAG ggTACACTGCCAGTTGTTGAGTGTTTACACGAGAAGAGCTCAAGATTCGGTTGCAGATTCATCGTCTTGTTTTTGTTCCGTATGA
- the LOC124427000 gene encoding ceramide kinase isoform X2 encodes MTDVLAVRYGDDWIHGVNVKEKQASTSPTSPIVCPTNFILHYAVRGSKNKWSHHSVTMSHTDPRQIASWVKTIRNYLLGMTCRPRKVMLFVNPIGGKKKGLKIWEKDVQPLMTIAGIETKMVITERAGHIRETLLTADLSDLHAIVCIGGDGTFAEVFNGLVLRAAKEQQIDPDDPEARLPSPSLPVGVIPSGSTDTVAYSLHGTTDVQTAAIHIIFGDTTGLDLSSVHSNRSLLRLYASVLSYGYLGDVIRDSEKFRWMGPQRYDYSGFKKIIANKGYEGEIQLLSDPCHPAASTRCMKNCSRCLQHMHNSIPDKEISRWLTVQGKFFMVNGANVSCACSRSPMGFSPHCHIGDGCVDVILVRHTSFINNIRMLLRLSSKQKTLYDLPFVEVYRAREFTFRALPTLHLQTENNVQRSQKTSGLSVWNCDGEVIENSNVKIRVHCQLLSVYTRRAQDSVADSSSCFCSV; translated from the exons ATGACGGACGTTTTGGCGGTACGTTACGGAGATGATTGGATTCATGGCGTTAATGTCAAGGAAAAACAAGCGTCAACCTCGCCCACGTCGCCGATAGTATGCCCAACGAATTTCATTTTACATTATGCCGTGAGAGGATCGAAAAACAAATGGAGTCATCACAGTGTTACTATGAGCCATACTGACCCTCGCCAGATTGCTTCTTGGGTGAAAACCATTCGAAATTATCTTTTAG GTATGACGTGTCGTCCGCGGAAAGTGATGTTATTCGTGAACCCCATAGGTGGTAAAAAAAAGGGGTTGAAAATATGGGAAAAAGATGTACAACCTTTGATGACCATCGCTGGTATTGAAACGAAAATGGTGATTACCGAAAGGGCAGGACACATACGTGAAACTCTGCTTACGGCCGATTTGAGCGACCTTCAC gcGATTGTCTGCATCGGTGGTGATGGTACCTTCGCTGAAGTCTTCAATGGTTTGGTATTGAGAGCCGCCAAGGAACAACAAATCGATCCAGACGACCCAGAAGCAAGATTGCCATCCCCCTCTCTACCTGTCGGCGTTATACCTAGCGGGAGTACTGATACTGTGGCCTATAGTTTGCATG gTACGACCGATGTGCAAACAGCGGCAATACATATCATTTTTGGTGATACCACTGGATTGGATCTCTCCTCCGTCCATAGTAATCGTTCCTTATTAAGGCTCTACGCGAGTGTCCTAAGCTATGGATATCTCGGTGATGTCATACGTGATAGCGAGAAATTTCGATGGATGGGTCCTCAGAGATACGATTATTCTG gattcaaaaaaattatcgcCAACAAAGGATATGAAGGTGAAATACAATTACTTTCGGATCCCTGTCATCCGGCGGCAAGTACAAGGTGTATGAAAAATTGTTCAAGATGTTTACAACACATGCATAATAGCATTCCtgataaagaaatttcga GGTGGTTGACGGTCCAAGGTAAATTTTTTATGGTTAACGGTGCAAACGTTTCATGCGCCTGTTCAAGAAGTCCAATGGGTTTTAGTCCACATTGTCACATAGGCGATGGTTGTGTCGACGTCATTTTAGTTCGGCATACGTCCTTCATAAACAATATTAGAATGTTGCTGAGACTTTCTAGCAAACAAAAAACTCTG tACGACTTACCCTTCGTCGAGGTGTATAGAGCAAGAGAATTCACATTCCGTGCCCTGCCAACATTGCATTTGCAGACTGAAAACAATGTTCAAAGGTCACAGAAAACTTCAGGCCTTAGCGTGTGGAATTGCGATGGTGAAGTGATCGAAAATTCTAATGTCAAGATAAG ggTACACTGCCAGTTGTTGAGTGTTTACACGAGAAGAGCTCAAGATTCGGTTGCAGATTCATCGTCTTGTTTTTGTTCCGTATGA